A region from the Sinorhizobium alkalisoli genome encodes:
- a CDS encoding ABC transporter ATP-binding protein: MNKKIILTAESLVAGYGEMQILHGVSLELAAGEIVTIIGPNGCGKSTLLKTLAGLLRPKAGTIKLKGIDITLAPTRDRLRSGLGYVPQVRNVFATMSVEENLRMGLFAVPGSVKERQAVVREILPNLADYWTATAGKLSGGQQQVVALGRALMAGPSVLLLDEPSAGLSPKATDEVFQHIREISHRQGVGVLLVEQNAHKALEISDRCYILAEGKNQIDGSAESIMNNPVVGKIYLGAHAEAV, encoded by the coding sequence ATGAACAAGAAGATCATTTTAACAGCCGAGTCCCTTGTCGCCGGTTACGGCGAGATGCAGATCTTGCATGGAGTGAGCCTAGAGTTGGCCGCAGGTGAGATCGTCACCATTATCGGTCCGAATGGTTGCGGTAAGTCAACTTTATTGAAGACACTTGCGGGCCTGTTGAGGCCCAAAGCGGGAACCATCAAGCTGAAGGGGATCGATATCACCCTTGCTCCGACGCGTGATCGTTTGCGCTCCGGTCTGGGATATGTGCCTCAGGTGCGCAACGTATTCGCCACGATGAGCGTCGAAGAAAACCTGCGTATGGGTCTTTTTGCCGTCCCGGGTTCGGTCAAGGAGCGGCAAGCGGTGGTGCGTGAAATTCTGCCCAACCTGGCCGATTACTGGACAGCGACCGCTGGCAAGCTAAGCGGCGGCCAGCAGCAGGTCGTGGCGCTCGGCAGGGCGCTCATGGCTGGACCCTCGGTCTTGCTGCTTGACGAACCAAGCGCTGGCCTGTCGCCCAAGGCGACAGACGAAGTATTCCAGCACATACGCGAGATAAGTCATCGACAAGGCGTCGGCGTGCTGCTGGTTGAGCAGAATGCTCATAAGGCGCTGGAGATTTCCGATCGCTGCTACATTCTTGCAGAGGGAAAAAACCAGATTGATGGGAGCGCCGAGAGCATCATGAACAATCCCGTCGTCGGAAAGATCTATCTTGGCGCCCACGCTGAAGCAGTTTGA
- a CDS encoding ABC transporter ATP-binding protein, with translation MKQILEIKDVSRRFGGLQAVNKCRFSVRAGSITGLVGPNGAGKSTLFSLVSGFVRPDSGEVLFDGNHIEKLSAHDIARLGLRRTFQIPRELKQMTVLENLLLVPEGQFGDQVRSVLLPGKRVRDEERINLQKAQGVLEMVGLGEKAQHPAALLSGGQKKLLELARCLMADPKLLLLDEPTAGVNPTLIRHLMAVLRRIHASGVTLLIIEHNMTVIMELCERVIVMDRGQVIAAGTPVEIQSNKEVLDAYLGGVSA, from the coding sequence ATGAAACAGATACTCGAGATCAAGGACGTCAGCCGGCGTTTTGGAGGCCTGCAGGCCGTCAACAAATGCCGGTTCTCCGTCCGCGCCGGCAGCATAACCGGGCTCGTCGGGCCGAACGGAGCTGGAAAGTCCACCCTTTTCAGCTTGGTCAGTGGCTTCGTTCGCCCCGACAGCGGCGAGGTCCTGTTCGATGGGAACCACATCGAAAAGCTGAGCGCGCACGATATCGCCCGGCTCGGCCTTCGCCGCACGTTTCAGATTCCGCGCGAACTCAAACAGATGACCGTGCTTGAGAACCTCCTGCTGGTGCCCGAGGGGCAGTTCGGCGACCAGGTGCGGTCGGTCCTCTTGCCCGGCAAGCGCGTTCGCGACGAAGAAAGGATCAACCTGCAGAAGGCGCAGGGGGTCTTGGAAATGGTCGGCTTGGGTGAAAAGGCTCAACACCCGGCAGCCCTACTTTCGGGTGGTCAGAAAAAGCTTCTTGAACTTGCCCGCTGCCTGATGGCTGACCCAAAGCTGTTGTTGCTCGACGAGCCTACCGCCGGAGTCAATCCGACCCTCATACGACATCTGATGGCGGTTCTCAGGCGCATCCATGCCTCTGGTGTGACGCTGTTGATCATCGAGCACAACATGACGGTCATCATGGAACTGTGCGAGCGGGTGATCGTCATGGACAGGGGGCAGGTAATTGCCGCAGGCACGCCTGTTGAGATTCAATCGAACAAGGAAGTGCTGGACGCCTATCTTGGAGGGGTGAGCGCATGA
- a CDS encoding branched-chain amino acid ABC transporter permease — translation MIDYLIAILIFAGIYGFVALGLNIQWGLTGLINLGQVAFFAVGAYTFALLSKAGVPFLLAVGVATALSGVFGAAVAMFTPRLREDYLAIVTLGFSEFVRLVLLNEKWLAGGPDGVAGVPRPASFPGLGSETSFLVVTALALAFAFWFTRRIERYPIGRTLKAIREDEGVVTSVGKVALAYKTKAFLLGAALAGLGGAFFASYLSYISPDMFGPNVSIYVLAAVLIGAQGSSVATLLSTALVAALLEGTRLLKDYITFVDGVELAALRLMVLGLALIAIVMVRYRPGRA, via the coding sequence ATGATCGACTATCTCATCGCGATCCTGATTTTTGCGGGCATCTACGGATTTGTGGCCCTCGGTCTCAACATCCAATGGGGCTTGACCGGGCTTATCAATCTGGGTCAGGTCGCATTCTTCGCAGTTGGCGCTTACACGTTTGCCCTTCTTTCGAAAGCGGGCGTTCCCTTTCTGCTGGCGGTCGGAGTGGCGACGGCCTTGAGCGGTGTCTTCGGTGCTGCCGTTGCAATGTTTACACCGCGTCTGCGCGAGGATTATCTCGCCATTGTAACACTCGGTTTCAGCGAGTTCGTCAGGTTGGTCCTGCTGAATGAGAAATGGCTGGCTGGGGGACCTGACGGGGTTGCAGGCGTACCGCGTCCCGCATCATTCCCCGGACTTGGATCGGAGACTTCCTTTCTGGTCGTCACGGCACTCGCGCTTGCGTTCGCCTTCTGGTTCACCCGGCGTATCGAGCGTTACCCGATCGGGCGGACGCTCAAGGCGATCCGGGAAGACGAAGGCGTTGTCACGTCCGTCGGCAAGGTTGCACTGGCATACAAGACAAAAGCATTCCTGTTGGGCGCAGCTTTGGCTGGCTTGGGTGGTGCGTTTTTTGCCAGCTACCTCAGCTACATCTCGCCGGATATGTTTGGTCCGAACGTGAGCATTTACGTCCTTGCGGCCGTCTTGATTGGCGCCCAGGGCTCGAGCGTGGCAACTCTCCTGAGCACGGCTCTGGTTGCTGCGCTTCTTGAAGGGACGCGCCTGCTCAAGGACTACATCACATTTGTCGATGGTGTGGAATTGGCGGCCCTGCGCCTGATGGTGCTCGGACTTGCACTGATCGCGATCGTAATGGTTCGCTACCGCCCGGGGAGGGCATGA